One Owenweeksia hongkongensis DSM 17368 genomic region harbors:
- a CDS encoding TolC family protein — protein MKVIRLILLVFVFLQINLATAQQPDTVLTFEEYTDRVSEHHPLALQAQLRSSFGEATLLQSRAGFEPKAGADVNQKYFSGDKYYSLIDAGLKVPTWFGVELKGGYELNEGKYLNPEHYVPDAGLWYAGISVPLGQGLFIDERRAALRKAQIYAQSTQAEQKAMLNDLLYEAGKTYWAWFESFNKLLVYKEAYTTAQLRFEAIQRSAQLGDRPYIDTLEASIQVQNRQVSLWDAELEYQNATAQLGVFLWQDGNIPLELEDNTTPPSSQTISSTTVRPELVGQMDSLIDSHPQFLIYNYKVQELQVERRWKQEQLKPTVDLNYNAIAEPINGDVMENYSINNYKWGLSFSMPILLRKERAGLQLAKLKITETELQRSTKKAELQNKAINTINSWNTTANQVNQYRKTTQNYNQLLQGENRLFNIGESSLFMINSREMAYINAQIKLVELTAKNQKAELATQHALGVLSP, from the coding sequence ATGAAAGTAATAAGGTTAATATTACTGGTTTTTGTGTTTTTGCAAATCAACCTTGCAACAGCTCAGCAGCCCGACACCGTACTCACTTTTGAGGAATATACAGACCGGGTTAGTGAGCACCATCCATTAGCATTGCAGGCTCAGCTCCGTTCTAGTTTTGGTGAAGCCACCTTGCTACAGTCCCGAGCAGGTTTTGAACCAAAAGCTGGAGCAGATGTGAATCAGAAATATTTTTCGGGAGACAAGTATTATAGTTTGATAGATGCTGGACTAAAAGTTCCAACTTGGTTTGGCGTGGAGCTAAAAGGAGGTTATGAACTAAATGAGGGCAAGTACTTGAATCCGGAGCATTACGTGCCCGATGCTGGGCTTTGGTATGCTGGAATCTCGGTGCCGCTTGGTCAGGGTTTGTTTATTGACGAACGAAGAGCGGCTTTGCGCAAAGCTCAAATTTATGCTCAGAGTACTCAGGCAGAACAAAAAGCCATGCTGAATGATTTGCTTTACGAAGCTGGTAAAACCTATTGGGCATGGTTTGAAAGCTTTAATAAACTATTGGTGTACAAAGAGGCTTACACCACCGCACAGCTCCGATTTGAAGCTATACAAAGAAGTGCACAGCTAGGTGACAGGCCTTACATTGATACACTTGAAGCAAGTATTCAGGTACAAAATCGCCAAGTGTCTTTATGGGATGCAGAGCTTGAATATCAAAATGCAACGGCCCAGCTGGGTGTATTTCTTTGGCAGGATGGTAATATTCCATTGGAACTAGAAGACAATACCACTCCTCCATCTTCGCAAACAATAAGCTCTACTACTGTACGGCCTGAGTTAGTGGGCCAAATGGACAGCCTAATTGATTCTCACCCACAGTTTTTAATATATAATTATAAAGTGCAAGAGCTTCAGGTAGAAAGGCGATGGAAACAAGAGCAGCTTAAACCCACTGTTGACTTAAATTATAACGCCATAGCCGAACCAATAAATGGGGATGTAATGGAAAATTATAGCATCAACAACTACAAATGGGGGCTGTCTTTTAGCATGCCTATTTTGCTAAGAAAAGAACGCGCAGGACTGCAATTGGCGAAACTGAAGATTACCGAAACAGAGTTGCAAAGGAGTACCAAAAAAGCTGAGCTGCAAAACAAAGCCATCAATACCATTAACTCATGGAACACTACCGCCAACCAAGTGAATCAATATCGAAAAACAACACAGAATTATAATCAACTTTTGCAAGGCGAAAACAGGCTCTTCAATATTGGTGAGAGCTCGCTTTTTATGATAAACTCACGAGAGATGGCTTATATCAATGCACAAATTAAGCTGGTGGAGTTAACTGCTAAAAATCAAAAAGCGGAACTGGCCACACAGCATGCATTAGGGGTTTTGAGTCCTTAA
- a CDS encoding HlyD family secretion protein — MLNISPKSVTKMVSRRNLSSLRYVESKKSGKVFIKILIGLSILLFLTLLLPWTQNIQAPGTVTTVRPDQRPQTIHSIIAGRIEKWYVQEGDFVEKGDTILFISEVKDAYFDPELLPRTEKQLGSKQEGVKAYNEKVKALTAQIAALKETSKLKLEQTENKLRQAELKIATDSIDLEAARINANIAEEQLKRMEQLQQEGLKSLTDLESRKLKAQKAKAELISAENKLLTTRNELLNAQVEIVSLETQYRNAIAKAESDKYTAMSNMYDAEITVNKMENQLKNYSVRAGYYYITAPQSGYVTQAIQSGIGETIKEGSEIVSIMPSEYDLAVAMYVDPIDLPLIEKGQKVRLQFDGWPAIVFSGWPNTSYGTFGGKVFAIDNFISPNGKFRLLVAPDPEAEPWPEALRVGGGVRNMLLLKDVMIWYELWRRFNGFPPDYYKAASPQKPAEK, encoded by the coding sequence TCTTATCGGCCTTTCAATTTTGCTTTTTCTCACCCTGCTCCTACCTTGGACTCAAAATATACAAGCACCAGGAACGGTAACTACAGTAAGGCCTGATCAACGTCCGCAAACTATACATTCCATCATAGCCGGACGTATTGAAAAGTGGTACGTGCAAGAAGGTGATTTTGTAGAAAAAGGTGATACGATCCTTTTTATTTCTGAAGTAAAGGACGCATATTTTGATCCCGAATTATTACCTCGAACTGAAAAGCAACTTGGATCTAAGCAAGAAGGCGTAAAAGCTTACAATGAAAAAGTAAAAGCTCTAACGGCTCAAATTGCAGCTTTAAAAGAAACCAGCAAGTTGAAGCTTGAGCAAACAGAAAATAAGCTTCGCCAAGCTGAACTCAAAATTGCGACCGACAGTATCGATTTGGAAGCTGCGCGTATCAATGCAAACATTGCCGAAGAACAATTGAAGCGTATGGAGCAACTTCAACAGGAAGGTTTAAAATCACTTACCGACCTGGAGTCGAGAAAACTAAAGGCTCAAAAGGCGAAAGCTGAGTTGATTTCTGCTGAGAATAAATTGTTGACCACCCGCAATGAATTGCTTAATGCTCAAGTAGAAATTGTGTCCTTGGAAACCCAATACCGAAATGCCATTGCCAAAGCGGAGAGTGACAAATACACGGCAATGAGCAATATGTACGATGCCGAAATTACAGTTAACAAAATGGAGAATCAGCTCAAAAACTACTCCGTTCGAGCTGGGTATTATTACATCACAGCGCCTCAGAGTGGTTATGTTACGCAGGCTATCCAATCCGGTATTGGCGAAACCATAAAAGAAGGCAGCGAAATTGTGAGCATCATGCCATCAGAGTATGATTTGGCTGTAGCCATGTACGTTGACCCTATAGATTTACCCTTGATTGAAAAAGGTCAAAAAGTAAGATTGCAATTTGATGGATGGCCCGCCATTGTATTTTCAGGGTGGCCCAACACCAGCTACGGCACCTTTGGCGGAAAGGTATTTGCCATTGATAACTTCATCAGTCCCAATGGTAAATTTCGCTTACTGGTAGCCCCAGACCCAGAAGCTGAACCCTGGCCTGAAGCCCTTCGTGTAGGTGGAGGAGTACGAAATATGCTCCTATTAAAAGATGTGATGATTTGGTACGAACTGTGGCGTAGGTTCAATGGTTTCCCTCCGGATTATTACAAAGCTGCTTCACCACAAAAACCTGCTGAAAAATGA